A genomic region of Candidatus Dependentiae bacterium contains the following coding sequences:
- a CDS encoding acyl-[acyl-carrier-protein]--UDP-N-acetylglucosamine O-acyltransferase has product MNNQDTNTNLKSFIPNLQSHFDFEDIFFNSTETFVHPTSVVGKNVQLQDGVKIGPYCTIVGNVKIGKNTKLFSHVSIGFPAQDVGTPKSLGSIEIGENCNIREFVSIHASKIENDGKTIIGNNCYLMAYSHCAHDVVLEDNVILINNVNLAGHVHIERNAIMMSNAASHQFCKIGKFSCVTPFSATRQDLPPFCMFTGQPTQFSGLNKVGLKRAGFSQENIDNLKHITKLFYQDKILLDEIIKQAEENKASWGSDATVLEFIEFIKNSKRGVSKRSISYGHDLYF; this is encoded by the coding sequence TTGAATAACCAAGACACAAATACTAATTTAAAAAGTTTTATTCCTAATCTTCAAAGTCATTTTGACTTTGAAGATATTTTTTTTAATTCAACAGAAACATTTGTTCATCCAACATCTGTCGTAGGAAAAAATGTTCAGTTACAAGATGGCGTAAAAATTGGACCTTATTGTACAATTGTTGGAAACGTAAAAATCGGTAAAAATACAAAATTATTTTCTCATGTTTCAATCGGTTTTCCAGCACAAGATGTTGGCACACCAAAAAGTCTAGGATCTATCGAAATAGGCGAAAATTGTAACATTCGAGAATTCGTTTCAATACATGCATCTAAAATTGAGAATGATGGTAAAACAATAATCGGTAACAATTGTTACTTAATGGCGTATTCGCACTGCGCTCATGATGTTGTTTTAGAAGATAATGTAATCTTAATAAATAATGTAAACCTTGCTGGTCATGTGCACATAGAGCGAAATGCCATTATGATGTCAAATGCAGCTTCACATCAATTTTGCAAAATTGGAAAATTTAGCTGTGTAACTCCTTTTAGTGCAACAAGACAGGACTTACCTCCTTTTTGTATGTTCACAGGACAACCAACACAATTTTCAGGATTAAATAAAGTTGGTTTAAAGCGAGCAGGATTTAGTCAAGAAAATATTGATAACCTAAAACATATCACAAAACTTTTTTATCAAGACAAAATTTTATTAGATGAAATAATTAAACAAGCAGAAGAAAATAAGGCATCTTGGGGCAGTGATGCTACTGTTTTAGAATTTATTGAATTCATAAAAAACAGTAAGCGCGGGGTTTCAAAGCGCTCAATATCTTACGGACATGATCTTTATTTCTAA